ACTCTACGTCCTCCTGCGCGGTCGCGCCGCCGTCCGGGCCCATGAAGGAGAACCGGTCATTCGCTATCTCGGTCGCGGCGACGTCGTCGGTGAGATGGGATTGGTGCGCGACCAGCCGCGGTCGGCGGATGTCACCGCCGTCGAGCCCACGGACTATCTGGTGCTCGATGCGACGTTCCTCCGCCGGATTCGGCGCCGTTACCCGCATCTCGCCGCCTCGCTGTTGCTTAACCTGGCCCGCATCCTCAGCGATCGGCTGGAGAACACCACCGAGCAACTGACCGCGCAGCCGGCAGCGGCCGCGGGGAGCGCCGAGCCGGGATTGCGCGGCGCGGAACCGATTCGGTAACCTCCCGCATGCGCTTGGTCTTTCCGGACAAATCGGCTAAGCGGGAGATCGCTTTACGACAACAAGGGAGGAAGAGCTGACCATGGCGATCAAGCTGAAGTGCGGCGCGGCAGCGTTGTGCGCGATGACGGTTACGGTACTGGCGGCGGGACGACCGGCGGCGGCCCAGGACGTAGACGCTCGCGAACTCGTCAAGCGGGTCATGGAGGCATTGCCCAAAGCCTCGTTCAAATCCAAGGTCAACCTCACCACCCCCTCGGGGCCGCGTCTCCTCGAACTCGATCACAAGTTCGTCGACGGGGCCCGCGCCAGCTACCTCGAGCTGCTGGCGCCGGAACAGTTGAAAGGCATTCGCTTCCTGTTCGTCGAGCGGCTGAACGCGCCTTCCGAGCAGTACATGAAGGTGGCGGCCGCCAAGACCATCGTGCGGGTCGCCAACGAGGTGCGCAAGCAACCGTTCCTCAACTCGACCTTCTACATCGCCGACCTGATCGAACCGGCGCTCGACGACTCG
The window above is part of the Candidatus Binatia bacterium genome. Proteins encoded here:
- a CDS encoding outer membrane lipoprotein-sorting protein — translated: MAIKLKCGAAALCAMTVTVLAAGRPAAAQDVDARELVKRVMEALPKASFKSKVNLTTPSGPRLLELDHKFVDGARASYLELLAPEQLKGIRFLFVERLNAPSEQYMKVAAAKTIVRVANEVRKQPFLNSTFYIADLIEPALDDSTYKYVGEENLLGRRCMLVEATPKDPEKAIYGKTVLALDPKDLLALRRQFYDHKGKILKVWTVETVEKIDGIWTLKQQRMTNTQTEEQSRIDVQEIKYNVELPDSMFVPKYLLH